From the Clostridiales bacterium FE2011 genome, one window contains:
- a CDS encoding flavodoxin family protein, whose protein sequence is MSTTYKIVTINGSPRGAKSSTGAFLKAVVSGLRKRIDIETYELDLSKYKVSFCRGCSNCFETGKCPLDLQDDMPELKKMILMADVLLIGTPIYAGNITAQMKLLLDRMSYWMHLMCLCGKPTALLTSSCGNGANFVKTYLSSAVKFMGGREVSFQNYLVFTENDVQEVENVQRTEEMVADIIGALNDPTHIGERERKDLDYIFHSMQKNMKLYEEEPNFEYRFWKHNGFFEFESYMDVIMNSERIISDFGGTL, encoded by the coding sequence TTGAGTACGACATACAAAATTGTGACGATAAATGGGAGCCCAAGAGGGGCAAAATCAAGCACTGGAGCCTTTCTCAAAGCTGTTGTCAGCGGGCTTCGGAAGAGGATCGACATCGAAACGTATGAGCTTGATTTAAGCAAGTACAAGGTGAGCTTCTGCAGAGGTTGCTCGAACTGCTTTGAAACTGGGAAATGCCCGCTGGATCTGCAGGACGATATGCCCGAACTCAAAAAGATGATTCTGATGGCAGACGTTTTGCTGATCGGCACGCCCATATACGCAGGGAATATCACGGCGCAGATGAAACTTTTGCTGGATAGAATGTCTTACTGGATGCATCTGATGTGCCTCTGTGGAAAGCCGACGGCCCTTCTCACATCCTCTTGTGGGAATGGAGCAAACTTCGTGAAGACCTATCTGTCTTCGGCGGTGAAGTTTATGGGGGGACGAGAGGTCTCCTTCCAGAATTATCTTGTCTTCACAGAGAATGATGTGCAGGAGGTGGAGAATGTACAGAGAACCGAAGAAATGGTCGCAGACATTATTGGAGCCCTAAATGATCCGACGCACATTGGTGAGCGTGAGCGGAAGGATCTTGATTATATCTTTCATTCCATGCAGAAAAACATGAAGCTTTATGAGGAAGAGCCCAACTTTGAATACCGGTTCTGGAAACACAATGGATTCTTTGAATTTGAGAGTTACATGGATGTAATTATGAATTCTGAACGAATTATTTCGGACTTTGGAGGCACACTATAA
- a CDS encoding ABC transporter ATP-binding protein, with translation MHNGICVTDLYKKYGNNTVLNNINMTLMPGEIVGLVGTNGAGKSTLLSILCGLKRNYTGNVEIDGVNIRSMRRKKNIGCLIENPGLYPALTGMENIKYFTSFTDTVTTDEIKALVGALELGDFINKKVKKYSLGMKQRLGIAIALLGSPKYLLLDEPMRGVDPEVIPALRKYLVSRAREAGTGIMISSHILGEIESMCDRVIVLQAGRIIESIDLKEDAGSAEEDYIISSSETVQIEAFLREKGYSVRRTENKLMVRTRDTEVNELIKLLVANGLNLTGIAPYRENLEERFIKAIKQEEDQ, from the coding sequence ATGCATAATGGGATTTGCGTGACTGACTTGTATAAAAAATATGGAAACAACACGGTTCTGAATAACATCAATATGACCCTGATGCCGGGGGAAATTGTCGGTCTTGTAGGGACAAACGGCGCAGGCAAGAGTACCTTGCTGTCTATTCTCTGCGGATTGAAAAGGAACTATACGGGAAACGTGGAAATCGATGGCGTAAATATTCGTTCAATGCGAAGAAAGAAGAATATCGGCTGTTTGATAGAGAATCCCGGTCTGTATCCGGCACTTACAGGCATGGAGAATATCAAGTATTTTACCTCATTCACGGATACAGTCACCACAGATGAGATAAAAGCATTGGTCGGGGCATTGGAGCTGGGGGATTTTATTAACAAGAAGGTGAAAAAATACTCTCTTGGTATGAAGCAACGGCTCGGAATCGCTATTGCACTGCTTGGGAGTCCCAAGTACCTGCTGCTCGACGAGCCCATGCGTGGCGTAGACCCTGAAGTCATACCTGCGTTAAGGAAATATCTGGTCTCCCGCGCGCGCGAGGCAGGCACAGGCATCATGATTTCCAGCCATATCTTAGGGGAAATCGAGTCCATGTGCGACAGGGTGATAGTTCTGCAGGCGGGGCGGATCATAGAATCCATTGATCTGAAGGAAGACGCGGGCAGCGCAGAGGAAGATTATATCATCTCGTCGAGTGAGACTGTGCAGATAGAAGCATTCCTGCGTGAGAAGGGCTATTCGGTGCGGCGTACAGAGAATAAGTTGATGGTTAGAACCAGGGATACCGAAGTGAACGAGCTGATCAAATTGCTTGTAGCAAACGGTCTGAACCTGACGGGAATCGCACCCTACAGAGAGAACCTGGAAGAACGTTTCATCAAGGCAATCAAACAGGAGGAAGATCAGTGA
- a CDS encoding peptidase domain-containing ABC transporter, which yields MRKRVTFIEQISTTECGITCVAMLLRYYKSYVSLQQLRDLLDTGRDGTSIGQLVALCKKLNLLAKPEKIDFSQIERNQAPFIALCYNSHFLVVEKITKKYVYIVDPASGAEYVSHDEFKEIYSGYIICIAPDRNFVPQKRDIHLFSEYIQVFKEKKGLFAAIFVISIVIYAFSLAVPILMKYAIDSINIKTESVEQPLIMLIIFVGLASLLGYIQSNCLISYRTFMDYKITAKVVRKLLNVSYHFFELRRKSDLIMTVNSGYIIREIVAKQLVQGIINIGAIIFMVVYLYLQTPVICLLCIALFVLNAVFLGWSRPRLLNEDRQLLNKRNEVDGQQVEMIYSILGIKMAGIENYVFDNWSEKEGSYLQKQKRADRLKNKYMFVTSLISQLSPYIVLAASVGLFRKGMITLGDIMAFYSLSSTFFGLAASVSNVYNSYVNSIIYLERIHDILTFEQGEESRGDHAKHVNGEIELKNVSFSYSKHSSKVLKNIDLKIYSGQKVAIVGMSGSGKSTLGKVMMGLYKPTEGTVMIDHTNIHTFDTSELRQHMGIVPQDMTLFNRSIEYNIGMGRNDVSKEEIVEAAKIARIHDEIMQMPMKYDTQVTEMGMNLSGGQRQRVVLARAILKRPKLIILDEATSALDTYNESQIFQYFKEENCTQIIIAHRLSTVIDSDVIVVMDEGRIANIGSHKKLLETSDVYKKIYSANNDLPATC from the coding sequence ATGAGGAAACGAGTAACATTTATCGAACAAATCAGCACTACTGAGTGCGGTATCACCTGTGTTGCAATGCTTCTGAGGTATTACAAAAGCTATGTGAGCTTGCAACAGCTCCGGGATTTGCTGGACACAGGAAGAGACGGCACTTCAATTGGTCAACTGGTGGCGCTGTGTAAGAAGCTGAATCTGCTTGCTAAGCCGGAAAAGATTGATTTTTCTCAGATTGAGAGAAATCAGGCACCTTTTATTGCTCTTTGCTACAACAGTCATTTTCTTGTCGTAGAGAAGATCACCAAGAAATATGTATATATTGTAGACCCAGCTTCCGGAGCAGAGTATGTTTCTCACGATGAATTCAAAGAAATATACTCAGGATATATCATATGTATTGCACCGGACAGAAATTTTGTTCCGCAAAAAAGAGACATCCATCTGTTTTCCGAATACATTCAGGTATTTAAGGAAAAGAAGGGATTATTCGCAGCGATATTTGTCATATCGATTGTTATATACGCGTTTTCATTGGCGGTTCCTATCTTGATGAAATATGCGATTGACAGCATCAATATAAAAACAGAATCTGTGGAACAACCCTTAATCATGCTGATCATATTTGTCGGACTTGCCTCATTGCTTGGGTATATTCAAAGCAATTGCTTAATCAGCTACAGAACCTTTATGGATTATAAGATTACTGCCAAGGTTGTAAGAAAGCTGCTGAATGTATCTTATCATTTTTTTGAATTACGACGGAAGTCCGATTTGATCATGACGGTCAACAGTGGATATATCATCCGAGAGATTGTGGCAAAGCAGCTTGTTCAGGGAATTATCAACATAGGTGCGATCATTTTTATGGTGGTATATCTATATTTGCAAACCCCTGTAATATGTCTGCTTTGTATTGCTCTGTTTGTACTGAATGCTGTCTTCCTTGGCTGGTCACGCCCCCGTTTGTTGAACGAGGACCGGCAGCTACTAAACAAGCGTAATGAAGTGGATGGACAGCAGGTCGAGATGATCTATTCCATTCTCGGAATCAAAATGGCTGGAATCGAAAATTATGTTTTTGACAATTGGAGCGAAAAGGAGGGTTCTTATTTACAGAAACAGAAAAGAGCTGATCGGCTAAAAAACAAATATATGTTTGTTACCTCGTTGATTTCACAATTGTCCCCATATATTGTGCTTGCTGCAAGCGTCGGACTCTTTAGAAAAGGAATGATAACGCTCGGAGATATTATGGCGTTTTATTCTCTGAGCTCAACCTTTTTTGGTTTAGCAGCTTCTGTGTCGAATGTATACAACAGCTATGTGAACAGCATCATCTATCTTGAAAGAATTCACGATATTCTGACATTTGAGCAGGGTGAAGAAAGTCGCGGGGATCATGCAAAACATGTAAATGGCGAGATCGAGCTAAAAAATGTGTCTTTTTCTTATTCGAAGCACTCCAGCAAAGTTCTGAAGAATATAGATTTAAAAATATACAGTGGGCAAAAAGTTGCGATTGTCGGTATGTCTGGTTCGGGGAAAAGTACACTCGGCAAGGTTATGATGGGTCTTTATAAACCGACTGAAGGAACGGTTATGATCGATCATACAAATATCCACACATTTGATACTTCAGAATTAAGGCAGCACATGGGAATCGTGCCACAGGATATGACCCTATTTAATCGTAGCATTGAATACAATATTGGAATGGGTAGAAACGATGTGTCCAAGGAGGAAATCGTTGAGGCGGCAAAGATTGCAAGGATACATGACGAAATCATGCAAATGCCGATGAAGTATGATACCCAGGTGACTGAGATGGGTATGAATCTCTCTGGTGGACAACGACAGAGAGTGGTGCTTGCGCGGGCAATTTTGAAAAGACCCAAGCTCATTATCCTGGACGAGGCAACTAGCGCTTTGGATACATATAATGAATCGCAGATTTTTCAATATTTCAAAGAGGAAAACTGTACACAGATTATTATTGCACATCGATTATCAACTGTTATAGATTCAGATGTTATCGTGGTAATGGATGAAGGAAGAATTGCAAATATAGGAAGTCACAAGAAACTATTAGAAACATCGGATGTATATAAGAAAATATATAGTGCAAATAATGATTTGCCCGCAACGTGTTAA
- a CDS encoding rubrerythrin family protein, producing MSNPYAGTQTEKNLEAAFAGESQARNKYTYFASVAKKEGYEQISALFLKTAENEKEHAKMWFKELKGIGSTPENLAAAADGENYEWTDMYESFAKTAEEEGFTELAAKFRGVAAIEKHHEERYRALLKNIEMQQVFEKSEVKIWECRNCGHIVVGTKAPEVCPVCNHPQSYFEIAAENY from the coding sequence ATGTCTAATCCCTATGCCGGAACCCAGACCGAAAAGAACCTGGAAGCCGCTTTCGCAGGTGAATCCCAGGCCCGGAACAAGTATACCTATTTCGCTTCTGTTGCCAAAAAGGAAGGCTATGAGCAGATCTCCGCGCTTTTCCTGAAGACAGCTGAGAACGAAAAAGAACATGCCAAGATGTGGTTCAAAGAACTCAAGGGCATTGGCTCCACGCCTGAAAACCTGGCGGCTGCCGCCGACGGTGAAAACTATGAGTGGACCGATATGTATGAGTCCTTCGCAAAGACCGCTGAGGAAGAAGGCTTCACTGAACTGGCCGCGAAGTTCCGCGGTGTTGCCGCCATCGAAAAGCATCACGAGGAACGGTACCGCGCCCTGCTGAAGAACATTGAAATGCAGCAGGTCTTCGAAAAGAGCGAGGTCAAAATCTGGGAATGCCGCAACTGCGGCCACATCGTTGTGGGCACCAAGGCTCCCGAAGTCTGCCCCGTCTGCAATCATCCCCAGAGCTACTTCGAAATCGCTGCCGAAAACTATTGA